In a genomic window of Amycolatopsis japonica:
- a CDS encoding ROK family protein, whose protein sequence is MTGEELILGIDFGGTKVAIGLADRAGSLLVTRRLDTDAQAGAEQVVSRALAAARKLLADEGAADRLAAIGVVSPGIVLEDRILLAPNVPGWEELRLRELVAAEFEGVPIEVGTDAKAAALAEWRWGALADTDPAVFLSLGTGIAAAVLVGGRLLAGANGAAGEIGYNLLSPQDTDGFASGAAPLEEAVGGRGLGGRASVLLGRPVTAGELFGLARENAQAKELVGAALDELSMHVANLAIALDPQRIAVGGGLVRSADILLPALRERLARAVPFPPELVSAKFDQDASLLGAIAIALDA, encoded by the coding sequence GTGACGGGGGAAGAACTGATCCTGGGGATCGACTTCGGCGGGACGAAGGTCGCGATCGGGCTGGCGGACAGAGCCGGGAGCCTGCTGGTCACCCGGAGGCTCGACACCGACGCGCAGGCGGGCGCCGAACAGGTGGTGAGCCGCGCGCTCGCCGCGGCGCGGAAACTGCTCGCCGACGAAGGCGCCGCTGACCGGCTCGCCGCGATCGGCGTCGTCAGCCCGGGCATCGTGCTGGAGGACCGCATCCTGCTCGCGCCGAACGTGCCGGGCTGGGAGGAACTGCGGCTGCGCGAACTCGTCGCGGCCGAGTTCGAAGGCGTCCCGATCGAGGTGGGCACCGACGCCAAGGCGGCGGCGCTCGCGGAATGGCGTTGGGGGGCACTGGCGGACACCGATCCGGCGGTGTTCCTCTCGCTGGGGACCGGGATCGCCGCGGCGGTCCTGGTCGGCGGCCGGCTGCTGGCCGGCGCCAACGGCGCTGCGGGAGAGATCGGGTACAACCTCCTCTCGCCGCAGGACACCGACGGTTTCGCCAGCGGAGCGGCGCCGCTGGAGGAGGCCGTCGGTGGGCGTGGGCTGGGCGGCCGGGCGAGTGTGCTGCTCGGCCGCCCGGTAACCGCGGGCGAACTGTTCGGCCTCGCCAGGGAGAACGCGCAGGCGAAGGAACTCGTCGGCGCGGCGCTCGACGAACTGTCGATGCACGTCGCGAATCTCGCCATCGCGCTCGACCCGCAGCGCATCGCCGTCGGCGGGGGACTGGTGCGCTCGGCCGACATCCTGCTGCCCGCGTTGCGCGAGCGGCTGGCGCGGGCCGTGCCGTTCCCGCCGGAACTGGTGTCGGCGAAATTCGACCAGGACGCGTCCCTGCTGGGCGCGATCGCGATCGCGCTGGACGCGTAG
- a CDS encoding APC family permease encodes MSSSPRPGLERKIGPLQATAINMTQMCGIGPFVTIPAMVVTLGGPQAMFGWLIGAVIALADGLIWAELGAALPGAGGTYVYLREAFGVRTGRLMPFLFAWSAVLFIPLIMSTGIIGLVQYLGYLIPGVADDGGTTTLGKVIGLGVIALIVLALFRKIGEIGKLTTVLFGIMLFAALSVIVAAFTHFDGAQAFAFTPGAFSFDGGAFWAGLGAGLIIAIYDYLGYNTSAYLGGEVRDPGRTLPRSIILSILGIMSLYFLLQLGVLGSVPLEELKNATSVASTVLEQAWGTGAAKVITVFIVIAAIGSVFAGLLGGSRVPFEAARDKVFLPVFAKLHPKLNLPTAGVLTMGAIAAIGSLFTLTAVINAAVTVLVLIQSLAQVAAIVVLRRRRPELERPYRQWLYPIPTIIALLGWVYIYFSATWLSIGLSVGWIVLGVAAFLAYAKAERVWPFGPKGIQESFAGATEGNGQ; translated from the coding sequence TTGAGTTCATCCCCGCGGCCGGGGCTCGAGCGGAAGATCGGGCCGCTCCAGGCGACCGCCATCAACATGACCCAGATGTGCGGCATCGGCCCGTTCGTCACCATCCCCGCGATGGTGGTGACCCTCGGCGGCCCGCAGGCCATGTTCGGCTGGCTCATCGGCGCGGTCATCGCGCTGGCCGACGGCCTCATCTGGGCGGAACTCGGCGCCGCCCTCCCCGGTGCCGGCGGCACCTACGTCTACCTGCGTGAGGCGTTCGGCGTCCGCACCGGCAGGCTCATGCCGTTCCTCTTCGCCTGGAGCGCGGTGCTGTTCATCCCGCTGATCATGTCCACCGGCATCATCGGCCTCGTCCAGTACCTCGGGTACCTGATCCCCGGTGTCGCCGACGACGGCGGGACGACGACGCTCGGCAAGGTGATCGGTCTCGGGGTCATCGCCCTGATCGTGCTGGCGCTGTTCCGCAAGATCGGCGAGATCGGGAAGCTGACCACCGTCCTGTTCGGGATCATGCTGTTCGCCGCGCTTTCGGTGATCGTCGCGGCCTTCACGCATTTCGACGGCGCGCAAGCGTTCGCCTTCACGCCGGGCGCGTTCTCGTTCGACGGCGGCGCGTTCTGGGCCGGGCTCGGCGCGGGCCTGATCATCGCCATCTACGACTACCTCGGCTACAACACCAGCGCCTACCTCGGCGGCGAGGTGCGCGACCCGGGCCGGACGCTGCCGCGCTCGATCATCCTGTCGATCCTCGGCATCATGAGCCTGTACTTCCTGCTGCAGCTCGGCGTTCTCGGCTCGGTCCCGCTGGAAGAGCTGAAGAACGCCACGTCGGTCGCCTCCACCGTGCTCGAACAGGCGTGGGGCACGGGCGCGGCCAAGGTCATCACCGTGTTCATCGTGATCGCCGCGATCGGTTCGGTGTTCGCCGGCCTGCTCGGCGGTTCGCGGGTCCCGTTCGAAGCCGCGCGTGACAAGGTGTTCCTGCCGGTGTTCGCCAAACTGCACCCGAAACTGAACCTGCCGACCGCCGGTGTGCTGACGATGGGCGCCATCGCCGCGATCGGCTCGCTGTTCACCCTGACCGCGGTGATCAACGCGGCGGTGACGGTGCTGGTGCTCATCCAGTCGCTCGCGCAGGTCGCGGCGATCGTGGTGCTGCGGCGGCGACGGCCGGAGCTGGAGCGGCCGTACCGCCAATGGCTCTACCCGATCCCGACGATCATCGCGCTGCTCGGCTGGGTCTACATCTACTTCTCCGCCACCTGGCTCTCGATCGGGCTTTCGGTGGGCTGGATCGTGCTGGGCGTGGCGGCGTTCCTCGCCTACGCGAAGGCGGAGCGCGTGTGGCCGTTCGGGCCCAAGGGGATTCAGGAATCGTTCGCGGGGGCGACAGAGGGGAACGGGCAGTGA